The genomic DNA CAATATCCATACAACATTTCATTCTTCTTACCAAGTTCTTCATAATCCATAATCCATACTCTCTGCATCAATATCACTTTCAAATTCATGTTCTGATGTAGTTGTAGGATTTAATGCTATTACAGTTTTTGTTGCAGACACATATGCAGACACTTTTGCAGAAGTTGATGCAGAACTATATTCAAAAGTTGCAAACGCCACAAAAATtttcagatcttcttcttcatctgaatcagtttcagaatcacTAGTGACAAAATTCATAGCCTTCTTCTTATGCTTGTGTAGATTGACACATTTAGAACGTACATGTCCATACTCTTTGCATTCAAAATACATTTGATGAACTTCTAACTTCTTCATccattttattcttcttctttttcccccAAAGCTTCAGATATTTAGCAAATCCTTTTGATagcatagccattgaatctTCATATGATAATACCTTTTTGGTTTGGAGTCTTTGGTAGGCAGTTAGACACATGTTTTCTTGGGCTTTCTTTCTATTAACAGGCCCACTGTTCGAGCTATACTTACATTAATTGGTATTGTTCATGAGATCGTATATATGCACCATTATctatagaattttaaaaatttacggtataaaacttataaaaaaaaattagtgttttGGCACTCTCAGCAATAGATTATGTATTATAAAAATGCCCCAAGACGTGCATTATAAGACGTACACTATCACTATATCGATGATGTAAGTTTTATTGAACATAAGAAAAGAAGTAACCACCGTCTATTGGCATGCATAAATCCATAAAAATGAAAGAACGAGAGTTATATCATTTGGCATTagagttttctctctttaaagAGAGTGAATTAGGCTAATGCATCTGTTGTGGCCAAATagatgatagaagaagaagaaaaaaaaaacatatacacaccATGCAAATTTGAccttcaacatatatataaacatgaaaCAAATCATACAAGGCCTTTAATTTTAGAGGGCCAAGGAAAGAAAATTAAGGATATATAAAAAGTTTGTATACCAATATTTTGAGGAAAAGgtaaaataaagcataaaatttTGAGGGTCAATAATTACATAATGAAATAAGTTAGGTCAAAACTTAAATTCTTAATCAACATTTGCAGTTAGATCAATAATTTAGCACTCATATTTGTCAGGCCTGGCCCTGAAGCCATGGGCAACGAAAGTGGCAGTTGCATTGGGGACGACATGAAGCTTCTGTACCATTCCCTTTCCACTTCTCCTTACATTTAGACTCACAGTCTTTGATGACACATTTCCCAGGTTTTTGATCAGGTAAAGGCCTCAAGcaccatatttttttcttttgtactttttgttttacatctcCAACCACTCCTGTTACTGTAATATTATAGAACATCAACTCTTATTTTCTGTAATTAGAAATGGAGAAAtagtaaaaatagtaaaaaaaaacatagccTGACATAATTATCAAATCCATTGATTATCTTTTGAataattgttaaaaatataGCCTGACATTATTATAATGAGGTACTGTTAAAATGTCACATAAATTTACCCAAAAACTATAAAATGCTGATATTtgttaaataacatattttaatagGCTTGATACATTTATCAATGTGTCACAAGACCACAATTATTGATAATGAAAAAGCAAGGGAAATATGTTGaaacaatttatattaattttttttttcataatataataagacCAGATAGATTTATAATTGAAGGAGTCAATTAAAACGTGCgaacaaatttcaaacataaaCTTGGGTTTCAGTTGTCTAGGTCTACCATAAAACATTTGTAGATGAATTATTCTATATCTAGCATAAACTATTTGTAGATGAATTTTCTATGTCTATAGtatgaattttaaataaagAGCTAAACTGATACAGTGTAATTAGATGATGCAATTAAATTCCGAAAAACGTTTTATATACCAtagttgaattattattttcaacacATAAGgtattcatatttttgttttcataaaaaaatatatgttacatTTAAAATGATTACAAACCTATCACAAAAAGGAGGAAGAGAGCCAAAACGGTGAATGagaatacaaattttgttttcattttagattgttttttttttcttttttgacagatggtttaaatttttgaccaaaaaaaaaaagaaaaactctgaattttttttttaaacttaaaaaagaaagaagaaagtataatatataagaaattgaGTGTATCTCACAttacaaaaactatattaagCTATCGATCTCCTTAAATTCCGATTTAGCTTTCCACTCATTTGATTTGTTAAAAGCCTTAGACTTGGTCGTCTtttacaaaaacttttttcaaattAAGTGAAAATGATGAACTcctaatattcaaatatattttagagtGTATAcacttaaaatgaaaatatatccGAAAATagcaatttgaattttattaaataaaaaaattagaaggaAGCCATTGAAACAGATTTCTAAATAACGAAAAACTAGAGGATGATCCGAGCCATGCACAAGATTAATAAGGTTATTAACCAATATGATTCTTTTCAAATTAGTGTTTAGGAATATCATATAGTTCTATCCATTACATATGTTTTGGGCTTCAATAAATTGCAGTTAATggaaatcaattatattcattgtgatttaatttaatagtAAAGTTGATCGTAATTGGATGTTGATTTACATGGTTTGTGATTTGAGAGTatgaaaagagaaaggaaaacaaaaagatggaaATCAGAAATTGAAATAGAACCATGGGAGCTTAAACatactaaaatattaattaaagagAAACTCTAGAGACAAAAAGAATGAGACTTGATCACTTCTAAGCTTTAGTGATAAATGATATAAATGCTAAATTAGAAGTTTAAAGGATCATAAGGTTTtgaacagagaaaagaaaaagttttgaacagaaaaaaagaaaagaaaaagaagaggaatcattaaaattagaaaagagTTAGATAAGTAAAGAAAGATGTTTGATTTGTTGCATTTCGATCCTTTTCCATCATTTACATTGTAGTCCTAGGTTTTATGTAATGCATTAGGAGTACTATGAATCAAAATGGTTGTTTGGGACTAGAAAGATATGAAAAAGGCAAAATGGAAGTATTCGCCAAACAAACAACCAACGAGCATCCATCAGTTGGCCACAATATGGGCCATATTCGTTATGGTGTCGCTGCGACTCCTTCCGGCGATTGAAATTTAAACGTCGATGTGGCCAAATAAATGATGATAAATGAAAAAACTGTCGTTGTGATATTTTTACGGAGGTTGCCGATGTGTTCATGTGTCGCCAGAAAAAACGGCGACAGCTAAAACAATCACTGCGACTccttttatataagtaatgactttttttaacagaaaatgTGACTCATGTCTGGGTTTTAAACACCGGCACGTTAATTTTTCAGTCGCCAAAAGTGGCCATCGCGACTATGTAAACGAACAAGCCCATGCTAGATCGTGATTTTTTACCTAACCAATAAGTCATCCAGAAAGCGCTACTTGCCTGCTGCGGACCAGTGGCCAAAATCagataaccaatttttttttctcataaatgtttccatttttattGATGTCACAAATTCTAAATTGAATGAATTATAATATAATCAATTCTAAAGTGAATAAATTCTAATTATTAAAGAATAATAGGGGTGAACCTATTCATCCACCCCCTTattaaataaggaaataaaatctgtatacattattataaaattaaaaacttaaaccgctctttaataaacccaaaccgacatataattttgttctacttgtaaaatataaaccctaaccatttcatttgtgaacccaaaccgacatataatttcgttctacttgtaaaatctaaaccctaaccatctcatttgtgaatccaaaccaacatctaatttcgttctaattgtaaaatctaaaccctaacatcttatttgtgaacccaaaccgacatataatttcgttatacttgtaaaatctaaactctaaccatctcatttgtgaacccaaaccgacatatataatttcgttctaattgtaaaatctaaactctaaccaccttatttgtaaacccaaaccaacatataattttattttaattgtaaaatctaaaccctaaccatttcatttgtaaactcaaaccgacatataattttgttctaattttaaaaatctaaatcaagccaatatttaactttcctttattaaaagtatacagaatttgtttccttaatttgttttgctttttaatttaatttcgatttattttttaaataaaatattagatggaagattctgattggcttAGAGAAGAGGGGATGAACAAGCAGGTtcggtgaacctaagtatttttcattattaaaaaaaaatgttctaaaCAATAACCCAACACAACCAAATCTTATATCacaaaatcaattttgaaatccgaaaaaaaaaacacaatagtCAAACGGTTTTACCATTTGCAACTGAACTAAAAAccgaaatattttttaatgataacCGGAACCGAATCGGtttattgtttcttattttgcAATTAcctaaaaaattttcaaaaccgaaccgaatcggtttattgttttccattttccaagttacaagaaaagaaattgCTACTTGTTTGGAAAATTTGGCAGTTGTTATTAATTGGAAAACAACCATTAAATCGTGAATCCAATAAGAAGACCTCtcctctcgtctctctctctctctctctctctctctcttcttctctctgacTCCTCCAATCTAGGGttccttcattttcttcttcttgtatccTCTTCCGATTCTCTCTGGACTTGCCGTTGTTTGTTTCCTCTCTCACAGATCCCCCGTTGAATCCTGCTATTTCGTTTGAAATTTTGGTGGATCTTGGCATTGATCGGTTCATCATCTATTGAAAAGATGACGATCCCTAATTCCGATTTCATGATTGAGAACGGAGTCTCTGATTTGCCGTTCACTCCCGAGGAAGAGAAACGTATCGTATCGGAGCTGACTACCGAATCGGAGAATAATTTGAAGGAAGGGAACTTATATTTCGTCATCTCTAAAAGGTTGTTATCGTCATCTCTAAGTAGTATCATGCATGAGAAACGTTTAGAATTGCTTCACATATTTGATTGTTGTAATGCTTCTCTGTTCAAATCTAATGTTTAGATTTAGAACATTCTTGTGAATCTTGATctattgttttgatattttgattgaaATCTATAGATGTCTAAGATTAGGTCAATGTGTTTGTGTTAGTGTAGGTGGCATACAAGCTGGCAGAAATATGTTGACCAATCGTGTGGAGAGTCCTTGGAAGCTTCGAGGCCTGGACCGATTGATAACAGTGATATTATCGAAAGTGAGGGCGACATTAATGATCCACAGCTTCGTAGATTGCTGGTGGAAGGAGAAGACTACGTTTTAGTTCCTCAAGAAGTTTGGCAGAGACTTGTTGATTGGTGAGCTTTTCCTCTATTATTTCCATCATTTGATTGAATTGTGTTTAAAGGGGAAGACTCTTTGTTCTGCTTGGGACACTATAACTGTTGTAGATAAAATATGCTTTCAAGGGCATAACTTGGTCTTATATCTCTTTCAGGTATAGCGGAGGTCCTCCGATAGCAAGGAAGATGATCTGTCAAGGATTTTACAGTAAGAGTTATAGTGTAGAGGTTTACCCACTCTGCCTTATGTTGACAGACGGACGAGATGAAAGTAGAACAGCAATACGGTTGGGAAAACAGGTATTAGGTTGCCCCATTTTACTCTACTTTGGCTCTTAGTTTTGCTTGTTGTGCTTATGCATAGCCAGAGGCTCTTTGAAGTAAGCCCcactttttcactttctttcatGGGTTGCTCGTGTTTTCAGGCCTCTGTTAGGGAACTTTATGAGAAGGTTTGTGCTGTGACAGGTGTTGCGCAAGAAAAGGTGTGTGTGTCTGAAGTCTTTCATTTCTatgtctattttatttttatacgcATTGTTCCATATGGAGATGTGTTCTTTAATTCACATTGATATGTATAAACAGGCACAAATCTGGGATTACTTCGATAAGAGGAAAAACGGGCTCTTGTATCCTTCATCTAACAGGAGCCTGGAAGAGTCAAGGCTTCAGATGGACCAAGATGTAAGTATTTAGAGAACTGTCTGTAAGACTTATATTGACAATTCACCTTTGTCAACTTGCACTACAATTTTTCTTAACTTGATTTTCGGTCGTTGTCTTAAATCTTTGGTGAGAGGATCTTGTTTGATTATGCATAGAAATGACAAATCACCTTTGTCAACTTGCACTACAAGTTTGAGTCATTTTATCATGAAAAACCGAACGCTATTTATCTCACTTATTTCCAGTGTTCGTTTTTTTGTTCAACAATGACTGATGTATCCCATGCAGATTCTTCTTGAAGTTGATGGGTCGTCTTCATCTCAGTCTGCTATGAGCTCGGCAGGAAAAGAGTTAGCTCTGGTACCTCTGGAACCGTCAAGGTCGCGTGTTACAATTGCTGGGGGGCCTACCCTACCGAATGGTCATTCCACCACGTCCAAGTTAAGTCTCTTTCCGAGAATAACTTCAGAAGACGATGGCGGCGATTCTTTGAGTATTCTTGGAAAAGGAGAGAAGGGAGGATTAGCAGGATTGAGTAATCTGGGAAATACCTGCTTTATGAATAGCGCTCTCCAGTGTTTGGCTCACACACCTCCAATTGTTGAATACTTCTTGCAAGATTATAGTGACGACATAAATAGAGATAACCCGTTGGGAATGTGTGTAAGTTCTTGATACTTAAATGTCTTCTCGATTTCGTCATGTGAAGGTACTCACATGCTTTTTGAATATAATTCTAACACTCAATTATCCAGGGTGAGCTTGCTATCGCATTTGGTGATTTGTTGAAGAAATTATGGTCATCAGGAAGGAACGCAGTTGCACCACGCACTTTTAAGACAAAATTGGCTAGATTTGCTCCACAGTTTAGTGGTTACAATCAGCATGATTCTCAAGTtagtaatttttctttaatatgtgTGGTGATGCATAATTAAGCAAATTCTTTGTTCCTGGCATTGCTTCCCTCTTTGCCAgaatatttcattttgttttgctttgtgtATGATGTATTAAATTTCTTGTAGGAACTGCTTGCTTTCTTATTGGATGGGCTGCATGAAgatttaaataaagtaaaacgAAAACCTTACGTCGAACTTAAAGATTCTGACAGTCGTCCGGATGATGAAGTTGCTGAAGAG from Camelina sativa cultivar DH55 chromosome 2, Cs, whole genome shotgun sequence includes the following:
- the LOC109127672 gene encoding putative defensin-like protein 145, which produces MKTKFVFSFTVLALFLLFVIVTGVVGDVKQKVQKKKIWCLRPLPDQKPGKCVIKDCESKCKEKWKGNGTEASCRPQCNCHFRCPWLQGQA